Genomic window (Candidatus Nitrosocosmicus franklandus):
ATGAATTTTTGAGACTATATGGCTTGTCTTTTGGAACATATTGATAATTTTTGTATATTTGTTTATCATTATTATTCTGGGATTGATTGGTAAAATGATACCTATTGATAATTATTTTAATCGGAATGAACTATTACCTCCCAACACTCACAAGTTTAAGCATAGAGTGCTAATAAGGGCAGATCCTAAAGATCATACCCAAGTGATCACTGGTATTCCTGTTATACATAATGTATCGAATCAGATAGTGGCCTTTATTGATTTGAAACGGGAGAAAAGTAAATACTTGCCTTCCTCTTAGTGGAATAAAAATCTTTTGTCTTTTTGTTAGTGTCATAGAGGGATTGATCTTTAGTCTCTGTATCTGCGATGATAGGTATTGGAATACTGGTTGTTACTTGTATGATGTGGAATTGATGCAAAGTGAGCAAAACAAATATGAGTGATAACTAAACCAATGCCTTCGTTATGCTGTTGGCTTAAAACTGAGGAATGTAAACAAATAGTAAAAATGGATCTATATTAAAAAAATCATTTTCTTCGAATCCTCGATATCGAAATCTCTTATCGTGGGAAAAAATACGATACCAATCATGTGGTTTGATATTCCCACTCATAGGGATTTATTAGAAATCAAAGTTTAAATAACTAATAAAAAGGCTCAAAATTATCCTAGATACCTCTGTGTCATTAGGGATAATATTAGATTTAATAAAAGTTCGATCATGAAATTAGAATCAAGTAATTGTGGGGTATTAAACTTTAACACTACTAAGGTAATTCTTCTTTCTTTATTCTAATATTGTTCCATTGAGGATCCCATCCTTTACTAGTTATCTTTACACAATTGGTTCATGTCATCTTAAATATCATTAAATGCTGTACATACTGGCATACTTAGTTGCCAATATGAAGATATTTGGATACAAAATCATCTATTATGCTTTAAGATATAAATATCAGGTAGTTATGATATTTAGAATTCTTGGTTCTAACATATCTTAATTGATACTAACGTTATATTTCTCTGAAATTGAGTTATGTATTGCTATGAAAATATATGTAGATTTTTTATGATGATTGGAACCACTTAGAACGGTAAGACTACTATAAACATGTGTGTAACAATATTGGTCTTTTATCTGATTCAATTCTTATATCAATAGTGTATCCAATAACTAAATTCCTTTCGTACAAAAATCCGACGTATCAAACAAATATAGGATATTCTTTGTTTTTAGTTTTGCTATGCGTAATGTGAATAAATGTTGATATTACAACTCATGAATTTTTTCTCATAAATGAGTTGTAAATCTTTTGTTTTTATGTTTTTTTGTTAATTGATAGCATGATTCCATCAAACCTTTTAATATCTCTAAAAATGCACAGATAAGGAAATTGACAGAATCTTACTTTTGATCTGTTGACAAATTTGTTACATGATAAATGATTTTATTCTACTCACTTTGCAAACAAATCTTTTATGTATCATAAACTTTTATTCTAAACATATTATCATGATATGTAGATTTTGTGATGGAATGCGGAAAATTCTGCCGTCAAGGATAGCATTTTGATCTCAAATTGCATGTTAAATAATTATTAAATAGTATCTAATAATATAAAATAAACTCCTGCCAAAGGAAAACACCAATACTGCAAATAAGGGTCAAGAGAGATGATCTTGAGTAGGCTACACTTACGTCATAAGCACATTAATCATGCCACGGCCAGTACTAATACCTCGCCACGATAGGTTAAGTGTTAATTTAGCTCCGTTAACACTGTTTGTTATAGTATATACCTTGAGGTAGGTGCAAAAGCGTAAGGGGTACGAGACGCCTATTTATGCCTATTCGACTATTACTTTGGATTATTCTCTCTTGATCTTATATGATATACAGGCATTTGACGTTTACATCCATATTAACTTTCTATTATGAGAATAGTAAAAGATTAAGAATGAAATTTGCCTTATCCGAACTTGCTTTCCAGAAAATGTGGCTAAAAAGATGGGAGAGTTATTTACGTTGGCCTATCAAGTAAGTATCACAAATTAACTGCTTTTCTTCATTTTTTCATTGTATTTTAATTTTCCAAGATATTTTTGGAATTCTTGGTCTGTTTCGAGGTATACTGGTCAATTTAAAACATATAGGTAAACTATAAAACACTTAACTTGCTGAAGTATACTCGAACTCTATTTCTAAACTAATAGAGTGGGAAAAAACAATAAAGGCATCAATTGGTAGTTCGTGTGGTAACTTTCTCATGCTTTTGTATCTATTCTGTATTGGTAAGATAAACACACAGATGATGTGTAGTGTATAATGAGCTTATCCCAAGTTTAGACCACATTAGCTAATTCTTCTTATCGCTATCATGGTTTTCAAGATGTGATGTTAGGTCAAGATCAAGAGTTGTTTTAAGCGATAAATATACTTATCACATGAATGTAGCCTTTAATGCAATTTCCTGTTTGTTTATATGGATTTTGTTTTTTTGCCAGAACTGTTTTCTAGTGGCATTACCATATATATCAAAATATTATTTATCGATGTTCTAAATTTTCTATTGTTGTTACAAACAGGGAGATTAAAAAAGTCTCTAGGGATTTGGTAAATGATCAAAAGCATCAGGACTGTTAAAGATACTTTTTCCGATCCTTGTTGTAACATAAGGACCTACTTTCATCCATTTTAAATAGTTTGATTTTTTGCTAGCGTTGATAACGATTGGGTATGAGAAAATAGATACATGTTATATATAATAGAACAAGGAAAGACATATCTAAATCATTCTCAAGCTCAGGAAACTCGGATCCTCTTATTAGCACATAAAATAAAGATAGTTTCAATAATAAAGTTGAGAATATGTCATTCGAGTTGAAACTCACAAAAGTTGGACATTCAAAACTATTGATTTTTAATATACCTGATTTTTTTGGACCTGACTGATTTAACGATTATCTATTAGTTTTTTTGAAGCGGTTTTAATAATATATAATCGACAACGATCATTCTATAGGTTAATAGTTCACTCATGTTGCTAAATGTTCTATGATCTATTCCTACCCCCTATATTTTAGACCACAAGACAACGCTTGTCGAGCAACTTAGATATGTTATCGATATTATGAGGTTTAGAGATTGGAGCGCATATGGTATCCACTATGTGTATGGGGATGTGAACTTTCGTAATCTTTATAAATTATAAATTCCAGAGGAAATAAATGTATGTACCGTGCTTCACAAATAGATAGAATTGAGTATTTGAGATTTTGATCATTTATAAATGTTTCGTGGTATAGATCGGCTCTGTTCATTTAACGATAAACCTATAGCTTGAAGATGTCCTATTTCTTTTATGATTAGCAGAAACAGAACACCTTCAAGGTATGTGTATTATGGCTTACATTTGTACTTTTCAGGTTTATCTTTAAGAAAAGCCTCGGAAAGATTGTCTCAGATGTATAAAAGAAACCATGTCTCCATCTGGAATTGGATTCAAAAATACAGGCCTCAAAAATTGAAAGCATCAAGAAGAAGAATTCTAGAATATATTGTAGACGAGACAATGTTGAAGGTAGGGTCAGAATACATCTGGCTTTGGGTGGCGATAGAGCCTGCAAACAGACAGATCCTCGCACTTTCTATATCCAAAGAGAGAAACATGTTTGTTGCAGAAAGATATCTTTCTAATTTGATCAAAGTTCATGGAAAGCACCCAGTTTCTACAGATGGTGGGACTTGGTATCCCATGGCTTGTCAGTTTCTCAAACTCGATCACCATATTCATTCTTCTTACGAGAAAAGTGTAATCGAAAGAACGATGCAATATATCAAGGATAGAACCGAAAGTTTCGATGATTACTTTCCTTGTAGAATAAAGAACTGCAAGTTAAAGCATGTACGGAATTGGCTGCGGCTCTTTGTAGACTATCATAACAATGAAATAAAACATGTTAACTGAACAGAGCCTATAGATCTATTAAGGATAATTAATTAAACGATTGTGTCGCATGCGACACATTTATTTCGTGCTTGAAAAGTATATAAAAAATTATTAATTTTCCAGTGAGAAAAGCTTTACAATCTTTTGATTGCTGAAGCATATATTTTTTAATATAATAGTGAGAATATAAATAAAACAAATACTTTGGTTCTGTCAAATTTATTTGAATAATATGTAATTCAATCGATCTGTTTCTTAAATTGCGATTACCGTGATTATGGATTATCTTTCATTCCAATCAACAAGTATCCGATCTAAGCTGAACCTGCTTTTTGCTATTAGTACATCGTTAAAATATCATCTTTTTTCTTCGCATTTTTCGTTGTAGCCAAGGATGAGTTAAGATGAAATGGGAATTAGCCAGCGAAAGTAGCGATATACTCTATAGCAAATTCCTTTGCGGTTATCTTCTTCTTTTCCTTTAAGAGAAAAATGATATCCTGCTTCTTAACTCCATTATTGAGAAAATCATTCTGAAATTGGTAAATTTTCAGAAAGAATTGAATACAGACATTGTCATTTATGCTAAACCGCTTTACTTCAATCTGTGATTAATATGCATAGCGGTGTACCTATTTAAGGTATTTGAGATAATGTTGTCCATGAGTACAAACAGTATTAATTGGACAAAAGTGGTAAAAAAGGAAACAAGGGGTCTTGATGATACAGACCTTGGAGAAGTTCAAGAATTAACGACCGACTTTGTGATAACTAAAACGGGTGTGTTGGATAAAAAAAGTGTATTCTATTCCAAAGGATCTGGCTCAAAGATTTGATGGTCACAATTTATGGTTTAATTTATCTAAAGAAGATGCTGAAAATCTCTATAAAGTAAAGGACTAAAGATTCAAAAATTGTGAGGTGTTATCCTGATCTTTCTGTTAGCAAGCTATTTAATCTATCATTGTGGTGCAGAAAGCTCGGTTAATTCTTTCTTATTTTCCCTATTTTACAATTGTATTTTTTGTATGCCTTAACGCTCTTTCTTTGATCTAACATTCTAAGTAATCTTGAACCGCACCTTGATTAGAGAACTGTACCACAAAGATTAATAAAAGGAAAATTATTCTATTTGATACTACTGAAATATATTCATATTTTTTTTTAAGATAATTAATATATATTACTTTATTGAAATAAAATATACAGAAATGAATACAAATAAAACAATACTAGTATCAACTGCAGTAGTATTAGCACTAGCATTAGTTTTGGCACCATTGGCCATAGCTGATGATGCACTAGCAAAAAAGAGTAACAAGGCTAAACAAATAATTAAACAATCACAAAAATCAAAACAAAATAGCCAAGTAATTTCTGGTGGCAGCAGCGTTTTATCTGGAAACAACATCAACTTCCAATTCCAGTCTAACTCGGGTAATAACGCCTTAGCACAAGCCAACAACTAACTTTCTTTTTTTTGTATGTTTCTATGATTGATATACTGGCTAGATTGTGCGAGGATTGTCTTTATAAATTGATATCGCCCGTAATTTAATTAAACAATATTCATTCAAAGCATCGATTTTTCTATATCCTGAATTACCGTTATATCGGTTAACGTTTTAAATTTTATACACGAAATAATATGAGTGGACTATAAAGTGTTAAAAATTGATTCATAAAAGTATTTCTTAGCTATCGATCTTCGGTCGAATTAAGATAAAAATTTCTAACACTAGAATGCTCGGTTTGATGCTGTTCGTTTTGACTGCGTTAGTGTTAGTAAGGATAATGACAAGCTGAAACAATCTCTATAAGAATATCTTTTGGTCAATTTCTCTAGTTTAAAAATTTCTCTTTATGTTTGATAATGGATACGATTACTGCAATTTATTTGAAGATTATTTTTATGATGAATTGATAGAGATTTCTTAAGATTGTATCCTCTTTAAATGGTTAATCTCCAAGGGGGTATATTAGTGAGGTGAAAAGTTTCAATTCTTAAAATAAAAATCTTGAATTGTTCTTCTACAAGTATTTTGGGTAAATTGTCACGTCAAGACTAAAAAATAGAAAAGTTAGGTATTGAATTTAAAACTCTGAATTATTTGTTTTACCTTTGGCAATGTTTCTGATGCATATAAAACAGGTGTAGTGAAATGCATTTGATATTGTTTATCGTTGTGAACAACAATAGTTTCCATATCAAATGTTCCAAGCTCGTGAATAAGATATGAAAATTGCTTTGCAGGTAATTTATCTACTGTTGTCGAGTTGTTATCAAGGATTTCAACGTTCAGATCGCCGTAGAATGATTCAGGATCTTGTAAGAATGCAATCTCTTCTGAGACAATTTCATTTAAACTGTTATTATCTCGTGATATTGATTGGGCCGTTGGATTTAACGATGTGCCAATAGGAAGGGGAGAAATATTAAGGTAAGTAATATTTAGGGGATTTGTTTCTCCTGTTGGTTTTAAAACTACTATAGTATTTGAACTATAATACGGGAAAGTCGAATTTCTTGGAGCTATTTCCCAACTTGATGGATAGTCTATCTTAAATTCTGGACTGTCAAATGTCCTTAGCGTCACATTTTGAGCAAATATGCTTTCATTTCACTACTAGAACTAACCAATACTGCTGTGAATATACTGATACTAAATTTTTTTAGCTGACTAATTGTGGCTCTGTTCACTTAATATGTTTTATTTCATTGTTATGATAGTCT
Coding sequences:
- a CDS encoding DDE-type integrase/transposase/recombinase, which produces MISRNRTPSRYVYYGLHLYFSGLSLRKASERLSQMYKRNHVSIWNWIQKYRPQKLKASRRRILEYIVDETMLKVGSEYIWLWVAIEPANRQILALSISKERNMFVAERYLSNLIKVHGKHPVSTDGGTWYPMACQFLKLDHHIHSSYEKSVIERTMQYIKDRTESFDDYFPCRIKNCKLKHVRNWLRLFVDYHNNEIKHVN
- a CDS encoding PsbP-related protein — its product is MTLRTFDSPEFKIDYPSSWEIAPRNSTFPYYSSNTIVVLKPTGETNPLNITYLNISPLPIGTSLNPTAQSISRDNNSLNEIVSEEIAFLQDPESFYGDLNVEILDNNSTTVDKLPAKQFSYLIHELGTFDMETIVVHNDKQYQMHFTTPVLYASETLPKVKQIIQSFKFNT